The nucleotide sequence CCTGGGCTGTCTGCAAGGGCAGCAGCGGCTTTATCTTCTCAACGACGTTGCCATTGACTACATGGAGAATCAGGTTGATGTGTCGAAGAAGTGGATCACTGCGCTATCCGAATGCGGCGAGAAGCGTTTCTCAACAGAAGAAGAGTGGGAGAGCTTCCTTAACAGCATTGGTTGTGCTGCCCCGCAACAAAGGCGCTGGGCGACAGAGGGTGTTTTAAAGGCCGCATTGATGCTCAATCATCGCCTTGAGAACCTGATTATCCATAGCGATGGAGCCCGGCAGTTTGATACAGCCTTTCAGCATTCGCTGTGTTGGTACCATGCGGGAAGAAACATGGACAAGCTGATACCGGCCAATGACCTGGAACGAGCCGCCCGTGACACCGTGCAGGATCAGTACTGGTGCCTCTACGACGACATTGAGGCCTACCAGAAAAAACCAACGGACAAGGAGAAACAGAAGCTCTACCAGGAGTTTGATCGTTGGGTAACACAGCGGGTTGACTACCCTGCCTTGCAGGCTGAGTTGGGCAAACTGATGGTTGTCAGGGAAGAGCTGTTATTGGTTCTTGAGTATCCGTGGCTGCCACTGCACAACAACCTGAGCGAGAGGCAGATCAGAGAGTATGTGAAACGGCGAAAGGTTAGCGGTGGTACCCGGAGTAAACTTGGGAGGAAATGCCGCGACACCTTTGCCAGTTTGAAAAAGACCTGTAAACAACACGGGGTGTCCTTTGCCAACTATCTCAGGGACAGGCTGACTGGAACCAATCTGATTCCGCAGCTGGGGCATCTCATCCTGAAGGCATCAGGCTATCAGGAAACGGTTCTTGCCAATGGAATATGAGCAGTTACCAGTTATGCAAATTGATATTAATTCTATTAATGAAAGTACTGCCACCATTATGATGCAACAAATAGCCTTAGATATGGGGATTTTTAGACCAAACTATAAATTTGAATCTACGCACTTAGGTAAAGTAGCAACTCTTGTAGGGCTAAAAGAAACTGAGCGAGGGAGAGCCACCATACAAATAGTAAACTACATTTCTTCTGGCTCTATATTTACAACTTATATATCCTCGCTTTCAAGTGATTTTCAAACACCAGAAATGAGAGCATTCGGTTCATCTGTAAAAAATTCAAAATAATCTAGAACGAGCATAAATCGGGTAGCCGGAGGTCTCTAACCTCCAGCCTCCACATCACACCGGCGTGCGGGTCCGCACCGGGCGATTCACCGAGGATGGTGAAACCTGATCCACAAGTCTTTCAGGGAAACAAGCTCGAGTTTACTGAGATAACTGTCGTTTAATACTAACTGTGCCGCATAGGTTTTGCTTAGCCGGTAATACCCTTTGCTACTGGCTGCAATCGAGGCGGCCTTGATGTGATCAACACCTAACCTGATTAAATTCCTGT is from Endozoicomonas gorgoniicola and encodes:
- a CDS encoding group II intron maturase-specific domain-containing protein, whose amino-acid sequence is MEYRLKKLAEYIRGWMGYFRITEYYSPIPRLDQWIRRRIRCCFIKQWRKPKTRYRNLIRLGVDHIKAASIAASSKGYYRLSKTYAAQLVLNDSYLSKLELVSLKDLWIRFHHPR